Proteins encoded by one window of Metamycoplasma subdolum:
- the rmuC gene encoding DNA recombination protein RmuC yields MQIALIVVSILCLIALSLLLILTIKSLKNKGQIDISKNTDIKEIKEKIIGIEKVENTLFDQNSKFVENSNNNFGSFKSEMTKILSKEIEKINEKFQDKLKEINSLLLSNIKQQNDFKESINKDIINLKEINSETIKKSSDEFNKRIVEGLATINKEIDDKLRTKIEQKISDSFTNLKEDISTVSKNLNEFGVMSQELTKVRKLFEGVKTRGTGGEFLLEDLLADEIPNDLLLRQVNILKTKSAENVNFDPDELVENGEVKNQLVDFAIKHKDPKSGQVLLIPIDSKFPIESFQKYNDANSKEEQEKAFKQFKNDVLKMAKSIREKYIKPGITTPYAILYVPSNTIFLKASEFYASLPKDIVLVGPTLLKPMLVSLRMFNNVSFMQENLRKIYSSLESLETTVGYIDSNLSDVLKSSNTITSKATKARVHIGSALKKVQSITKQADKFNKEQGEDVSELKKVAQKEKKLLLQKMNEDDETNDFTDNESEEEN; encoded by the coding sequence ATGCAAATTGCGTTAATTGTGGTCTCAATCTTATGCCTGATAGCACTAAGCCTGCTTCTAATTTTAACCATTAAATCATTAAAAAATAAAGGTCAAATTGATATAAGTAAAAACACTGATATCAAAGAAATTAAAGAAAAAATAATAGGAATTGAAAAGGTTGAAAATACCTTATTTGATCAAAATTCAAAATTTGTTGAAAATTCAAATAATAATTTTGGCTCATTTAAAAGTGAAATGACAAAAATTTTAAGTAAAGAAATTGAAAAAATTAATGAAAAATTTCAAGACAAGCTTAAAGAAATCAATAGTTTATTATTAAGTAACATTAAGCAACAAAATGATTTTAAAGAATCAATTAACAAAGATATTATTAATTTAAAAGAAATTAATAGCGAAACAATAAAAAAATCATCTGATGAATTCAATAAAAGAATTGTTGAGGGCCTTGCAACAATTAATAAAGAAATTGATGATAAACTTAGAACAAAAATTGAACAAAAAATATCAGACTCATTTACAAATTTAAAAGAAGACATTTCAACTGTAAGTAAAAATTTAAATGAGTTCGGTGTTATGTCTCAAGAATTAACTAAAGTCAGAAAATTATTTGAAGGAGTTAAAACAAGGGGGACAGGCGGTGAGTTTTTACTTGAAGATTTACTTGCTGACGAAATTCCAAATGATTTACTTTTAAGACAAGTTAATATTTTGAAAACCAAAAGTGCTGAAAATGTTAATTTTGATCCTGATGAACTTGTTGAAAATGGTGAAGTTAAAAATCAATTGGTTGATTTTGCAATCAAACATAAAGATCCAAAAAGCGGACAAGTATTACTAATTCCTATTGATTCAAAGTTTCCTATTGAATCTTTTCAAAAATATAATGATGCAAATAGCAAAGAGGAACAAGAAAAAGCATTTAAACAATTTAAAAATGATGTGCTTAAAATGGCTAAATCAATTAGAGAAAAATATATTAAGCCTGGAATTACTACACCTTATGCTATTTTGTATGTACCAAGTAATACAATTTTCCTAAAAGCATCTGAATTTTATGCAAGCTTGCCAAAAGATATTGTTTTAGTAGGTCCTACTCTACTTAAACCTATGCTTGTTAGTTTGAGAATGTTTAATAATGTAAGCTTTATGCAGGAAAATTTGAGAAAAATTTATTCATCTTTAGAATCATTAGAAACTACTGTTGGTTATATTGATAGTAATTTAAGTGATGTTTTGAAAAGTTCAAATACAATTACTAGCAAAGCAACAAAAGCAAGAGTTCATATTGGATCTGCACTTAAAAAAGTGCAATCAATTACTAAGCAAGCTGACAAATTTAATAAAGAACAAGGTGAGGATGTTTCTGAATTAAAAAAAGTTGCTCAAAAAGAAAAGAAACTTCTTCTTCAAAAGATGAATGAAGACGATGAAACAAATGATTTTACCGATAATGAGTCAGAAGAAGAAAATTAA
- the tuf gene encoding elongation factor Tu, whose amino-acid sequence MAKLDFDRSKPHVNIGTIGHVDHGKTTLTAAIATVLAKKGLAEARDYASIDNAPEEKARGITINTSHIEYQTEKRHYAHVDCPGHADYVKNMITGAAQMDGAILVVAATDGPMPQTREHILLAKQVGVPKIIVFLNKIDMFKDDERDEIIELVEMDVRSLLSEYGFDGENAPIIAGSALKALQGDAKYEESIMKLMEAVDKYIDEPKREVDKPFLMAVEDVFTITGRGTVATGRVERGVLQLNEEVEIVGLKETKKTVVTGIEMFRKNLKQAQAGDNAGLLLRGIDRQDIERGQVLAKPKTIVPHTVFDATVYVLKKEEGGRHTPFFKNYKPQFYFRTTDVTGGIEFKAGREMVMPGDNVELKVTLIAPIAVEEGTKFSIREGGRTVGAGSVTKIIK is encoded by the coding sequence ATGGCTAAATTAGATTTTGACCGTTCAAAACCACACGTTAACATTGGTACAATCGGTCACGTTGACCATGGTAAAACTACTTTAACTGCTGCTATTGCTACAGTTCTAGCTAAAAAAGGTCTTGCAGAAGCTCGTGACTATGCTTCAATCGACAATGCACCTGAAGAAAAAGCTCGTGGTATTACTATTAATACATCACACATTGAATATCAAACAGAAAAACGTCACTATGCACACGTTGACTGTCCAGGACACGCTGACTATGTTAAAAACATGATCACTGGTGCCGCTCAAATGGATGGTGCTATCTTAGTTGTTGCTGCAACCGATGGACCTATGCCTCAAACTCGTGAACACATTCTTCTTGCAAAACAAGTTGGTGTTCCAAAAATTATTGTTTTCCTAAACAAAATCGATATGTTCAAAGACGATGAAAGAGATGAAATCATCGAACTTGTTGAAATGGATGTTCGTTCATTACTTTCAGAATATGGATTTGATGGCGAAAATGCTCCTATTATTGCTGGATCAGCTCTAAAAGCATTACAAGGTGATGCTAAATATGAAGAAAGCATCATGAAATTAATGGAAGCAGTTGACAAATATATAGATGAACCTAAGCGTGAAGTTGACAAACCATTCTTAATGGCTGTTGAAGACGTTTTCACAATTACAGGTCGTGGAACTGTTGCAACTGGTAGAGTTGAACGTGGTGTTCTACAACTTAACGAAGAAGTTGAAATTGTTGGTCTAAAAGAAACCAAAAAAACTGTTGTTACTGGAATTGAAATGTTCAGAAAGAACTTAAAACAAGCTCAAGCTGGAGACAATGCTGGTCTTTTACTACGTGGTATTGACCGTCAAGACATTGAACGTGGACAAGTTTTAGCAAAACCTAAAACAATCGTTCCTCACACCGTTTTCGATGCTACAGTTTATGTTCTTAAAAAAGAAGAAGGTGGACGTCACACTCCTTTCTTCAAAAACTACAAACCTCAATTCTACTTTAGAACAACTGACGTTACCGGTGGAATTGAATTCAAAGCTGGACGTGAAATGGTTATGCCTGGCGACAACGTTGAACTAAAAGTTACTCTAATTGCACCTATCGCAGTTGAAGAAGGTACAAAATTCTCAATCCGTGAAGGTGGAAGAACTGTTGGTGCTGGATCAGTAACCAAAATTATTAAATAG